One Manihot esculenta cultivar AM560-2 chromosome 6, M.esculenta_v8, whole genome shotgun sequence DNA segment encodes these proteins:
- the LOC110616847 gene encoding alkane hydroxylase MAH1, translated as MATVFGTAEKVAAFFSIVFLLVLWLRLWGRKRINMIRSLLRNFSNIHDYTTSGLRRSGGTLSFKGPWFTGMDFLVISDPMNVNHILSKNFTNYHKGPEFKQIFEPLGNGIFNADSDSWSVQRKIFHSLLIKNKKFELAVEFTLKQKILQGLFPLLENVSQVDIQDVFQRFTFDNICQLVLGFDPNSLSIEFPEVPYQKAFDDIEEAVMYRHAVPGSIWKLQKWLQIGKEKKLKEACKIFDDFLEQCIIRKREQSDQNCKEQTEGEYFDLLTYFFAEGDEFAAAAAKGGIHLKSSKFLRDMATSLLVAGRDTVGASLVWLFWLVGTHPSVEKKILEEIKSTLGEKTDEKWRVFSIEEVRKLVYLHAVICEVLRLYPSIPFQHKVSIEKDILPSGHRVPKNMRILFSFYSMGRMEEIWGKDCLEFKPERWISEGGGIKHVPSYKFIAFNAGPRSCLGKELSFIQIKLIAASIMWNYSLQVVENHPVSPCVSVILYMKKGLKVNVFKRIAA; from the coding sequence ATGGCCACTGTTTTTGGGACTGCAGAGAAAGTAGCAGCATTCTTCTCCATTGTTTTTCTTCTTGTTCTATGGCTACGGTTGTGGGGTAGAAAGAGAATCAATATGATTCGATCGCTTCTTCGCAATTTCTCTAATATCCATGATTATACCACTTCTGGTCTTCGACGAAGTGGAGGCACATTGTCATTCAAAGGACCTTGGTTTACTGGCATGGATTTTTTGGTGATTAGCGATCCCATGAATGTCAATCATATTCTAAGCAAGAACTTCACCAACTATCACAAAGGTCCTGAGTTCAAGCAAATTTTTGAGCCTCTAGGAAATGGCATTTTCAATGCTGATTCTGATAGTTGGAGTgttcaaagaaaaatatttcACTCTTTATTAATCAAGAACAAGAAGTTTGAGTTGGCTGTAGAGTTTACTTTGAAGCAAAAGATCTTACAAGGTCTATTTCCACTTCTGGAAAATGTCTCACAAGTAGATATACAAGATGTTTTCCAACGATTCACGTTTGACAATATCTGCCAGTTGGTTTTAGGGTTTGACCCAAATTCTCTTTCTATTGAATTCCCTGAAGTTCCTTATCAGAAAGCTTTTGATGACATAGAAGAGGCTGTCATGTATCGGCATGCAGTGCCTGGAAGCATATGGAAGTTGCAAAAATGGCTTCAAATTGGGAAAGAGAAGAAGTTGAAGGAAGCTTGTAagatttttgatgattttttggAGCAATGTATTATAAGAAAGCGAGAACAGTCAGACCAAAACTGCAAAGAACAAACGGAAGGAGAATATTTTGACTTGTTAACATATTTTTTCGCAGAAGGTGATGAAtttgcagcagcagcagcaaaaGGAGGTATTCACCTTAAATCAAGCAAGTTTCTAAGAGACATGGCAACTAGCCTATTGGTAGCTGGGAGAGACACCGTAGGTGCTAGTCTTGTTTGGCTATTTTGGCTTGTTGGAACACACCCATCTGTAGAGAAAAAGATTTTGGAAGAAATCAAATCAACTTTAGGAGAAAAAACAGATGAAAAATGGAGGGTTTTCAGTATTGAAGAGGTAAGAAAACTAGTTTATCTCCATGCAGTTATATGTGAGGTTTTGAGGTTGTATCCATCAATACCTTTTCAGCATAAAGTGTCAATAGAGAAAGACATTCTTCCTAGTGGGCATAGGGTGCCTAAAAATATGAGGATCTTGTTCTCCTTCTACTCGATGGGCAGAATGGAAGAAATATGGGGTaaagattgtttagaattcaaACCAGAGAGGTGGATTTCAGAGGGAGGAGGAATCAAACATGTGCCTTCTTACAAGTTCATAGCATTTAATGCAGGACCCAGGAGTTGTTTAGGTAAGGAATTATCCTTTATACAAATTAAACTCATTGCTGCTTCTATAATGTGGAATTATTCTCTTCAAGTAGTTGAAAATCATCCTGTCAGTCCATGTGTTTCTGTAATACTTTATATGAAAAAGGGTTTGAAGGTTAATGTTTTTAAAAGAATTGCTGCTTGA